AGAGGATAGCTTTAATCTGTGAGCCCATAAGGCCAGTGAGGGCAGGGACCAGTGTTTCTGTTAAGTATAGTATACCTCGTGCCTGGTACCTGCCTACACACAGTGAGTGGCTGATacattttgctttaatattttgtcagcactgtttattttttcccttgttcaattgtgtatgtgttttaatgTTCTTTCTTAAAATGTTCCTTCTGTggactaacattttattttctctgcaaaTATGCTATACAAACCTAGAATCTTCTACAAAACTTGTGCTGGATTCCATAAAGAAGGCATTATCTTTGGTTTTACTTTAGAAAGTTATACAACAGAAATTTCATCTACTTAATAATTCAAAGTagataaaaggaataaatgacCATACTGTTTTTGTATAATCCAATAGAATTGTTTGATTCAAAACTATCATTTTGTGAGTTTTGTGTTGTGATCTTCCTATTTCTCTGCAAAGTGTATCCAGTATAATACTGGAAGAATGATTTAAATCTTAGGGAAGTTTTGAACAACTGGGGCTGTATATAACATTCtgcagagaaaaatgttttttactcTCTTATTTACAGAGTATTAGACTGAGAAATAAAATGCACTGGAATAGATTTGTCATTTGTGTTACTTAAAGAAGTATAaaaatctctttgttttttgttatagGTTGCAAGATAACAGACAGTTTCGAGGTAGGGATAGCAGACGGGGGTGGCCAAGTGACAATCGATCCAATCAGTGGCATGGACGATCCTGGGGTAGCAATTACCCACAGCACAGACAAGAACCTTACTACCCCCACCAGTATGGACACTATGGTTACAACCAGCGGCCTCCCTATGGTTACTATTGATGGAATGTCAGCCGCTCTTAGTAAAACCATTTCCTCTGTTAACATGACAAAAGTTTGTATCTTCTGTTGGTCATAGTTTTACATGATTTCAGAGAATGGATTATTAACTTTTTGGGActtgtgac
This sequence is a window from Canis aureus isolate CA01 chromosome 2, VMU_Caureus_v.1.0, whole genome shotgun sequence. Protein-coding genes within it:
- the RAMAC gene encoding RNA guanine-N7 methyltransferase activating subunit; protein product: MTDTSEAVPNFEEMFASRFTEDDKEYQEYLKRPPESPPIIEEWNSRAGGNQRNRGNRLQDNRQFRGRDSRRGWPSDNRSNQWHGRSWGSNYPQHRQEPYYPHQYGHYGYNQRPPYGYY